In the genome of Streptomyces pactum, one region contains:
- the lpdA gene encoding dihydrolipoyl dehydrogenase — protein MHETDVIVIGGGTGGYSTALRAAALGLEVVLAERDLVGGTCLHRGCIPSKAMLHAAELIDGIAEARERWGVKASLESVDWSALTATRDDIVARNHRGVEGHLAHAGVRVLRGTATLTGPRTVRVTATGRTPGGAPGAGPAAGDGDEVWVARRGVVLATGSRPRVLPGLEPDGRRVVTSDDALFAPGLPESVTVLGGGAIGVEYASLHRSMGARVTLVEAADRLVPLEDEDISRHLTRGLKKRGVQVLTGARLEGAERTADGVRATVRPARGEPLVVESERLLVAVGRVPVTDGLGLAAAGIATDARGFVPPADWSRLETSVPGVHVVGDLLPPPSPGLAHASFAEGLLVAEVLAGRTPRPVEYAAVPRVTYSAPQTAAVGLTEAQARAAGHRVVVNTMPLTAVAKGMVHGQGGMVKVVAEEDGPVLGVHLVGPHVSEMIAESQLVVGWDAEPGDIAQHIHPHPTLSEAVGEAYLTLAGRGLHQQ, from the coding sequence ATGCATGAGACCGACGTCATCGTCATCGGAGGCGGCACCGGCGGATACAGCACCGCACTGCGCGCCGCCGCACTCGGGCTGGAGGTCGTCCTCGCCGAACGGGACCTGGTCGGCGGCACCTGCCTGCACCGCGGCTGCATCCCGAGCAAGGCGATGCTGCACGCGGCGGAGCTGATCGACGGGATCGCCGAGGCCCGTGAGCGGTGGGGGGTCAAGGCGTCGCTGGAGTCGGTGGACTGGTCGGCGCTGACCGCCACCCGGGACGACATCGTGGCCCGCAACCACCGGGGTGTGGAGGGCCATCTGGCGCACGCCGGGGTCCGGGTGCTGCGCGGCACGGCCACCCTCACCGGACCGCGTACGGTCCGGGTGACCGCCACCGGCCGCACCCCGGGCGGCGCGCCCGGTGCCGGGCCGGCCGCCGGGGACGGGGACGAGGTGTGGGTGGCGCGGCGCGGCGTGGTGCTGGCCACCGGCTCGCGGCCGCGGGTGCTGCCGGGTCTGGAGCCGGACGGGCGGAGGGTGGTCACCAGCGACGACGCGCTGTTCGCCCCCGGCCTGCCGGAGTCCGTCACGGTGCTGGGCGGCGGCGCGATCGGCGTGGAGTACGCCTCGCTGCACCGCTCGATGGGGGCACGGGTCACCCTGGTGGAGGCGGCGGACCGGCTGGTGCCGCTGGAGGACGAGGACATCAGCCGCCATCTGACGCGGGGGCTGAAGAAGCGCGGGGTGCAGGTGCTGACCGGCGCCCGGCTGGAGGGGGCGGAGCGCACCGCGGACGGGGTGCGGGCCACCGTCCGTCCCGCGCGCGGCGAGCCGCTGGTGGTGGAGAGCGAGCGGCTGCTGGTCGCGGTGGGCCGGGTGCCGGTCACCGACGGCCTGGGCTTGGCCGCGGCCGGGATCGCCACCGACGCCCGCGGCTTCGTCCCGCCGGCCGACTGGTCGCGGCTGGAGACCTCGGTACCGGGCGTCCACGTGGTGGGTGACCTGCTGCCGCCGCCGTCCCCGGGCCTGGCACACGCCTCCTTCGCGGAGGGGCTGCTCGTCGCCGAGGTGCTGGCGGGCCGCACCCCGCGGCCGGTGGAGTACGCCGCCGTGCCGCGGGTGACCTACTCCGCCCCGCAGACCGCCGCGGTGGGGCTGACGGAGGCCCAGGCGCGGGCGGCCGGCCACCGGGTGGTGGTGAACACCATGCCGCTGACCGCCGTGGCCAAGGGCATGGTGCACGGCCAGGGCGGCATGGTGAAGGTGGTGGCGGAGGAGGACGGCCCGGTGCTCGGGGTCCACCTGGTGGGGCCGCACGTCTCGGAGATGATCGCCGAGAGCCAGCTGGTGGTCGGCTGGGACGCCGAGCCCGGGGACATCGCCCAGCACATCCACCCGCACCCCACGCTCTCGGAGGCCGTCGGCGAGGCGTATCTGACGCTGGCCGGCCGCGGACTGCACCAGCAGTGA
- a CDS encoding LysR family transcriptional regulator, with product MSLRQMEYLVTVVEQASFTRAAEVLNVTQSALSHQIKALERQVGGALLERLPRGVGLTPMGRAFLPHAELAVRSAGQARRAARAAAGAEGGELRLASIHAIAMGVLPPVGARWRRRHPNVTLVVHEYATTDELCERMERGVADLAVGPRPAGWRGPVVPLGEEEIVLVLPPDDPLAGRTALTLPELAGREWVRCAMEPVVEGRLWLDWICGKAGFTPRTGVWTEHSSTAVRLAAAGAGIVATPANVAAGVDCAMVPVDPPWRRELTAFSRVELGGAAAAFVELLRAELHLPGPRRAAATR from the coding sequence GTGAGCCTGCGGCAGATGGAATACCTGGTGACGGTGGTGGAGCAGGCGTCCTTCACCCGCGCCGCCGAGGTGCTCAACGTCACCCAGTCGGCCCTCTCCCACCAGATCAAGGCGCTGGAACGGCAGGTCGGCGGGGCGCTGCTGGAGCGGTTGCCGCGCGGGGTGGGGCTGACCCCGATGGGCCGGGCCTTCCTGCCGCACGCGGAGCTGGCGGTGCGCAGCGCCGGACAGGCCCGGCGCGCCGCGCGCGCCGCGGCCGGCGCCGAGGGCGGTGAACTCCGCCTCGCGTCGATCCACGCGATCGCGATGGGCGTGCTGCCGCCGGTCGGCGCGCGGTGGCGGCGCCGGCACCCGAACGTCACGCTGGTCGTCCACGAGTACGCCACGACGGACGAATTGTGCGAGCGGATGGAGCGCGGGGTGGCCGACCTGGCCGTCGGCCCGCGCCCGGCCGGCTGGCGGGGGCCGGTGGTGCCGCTGGGCGAGGAGGAGATCGTCCTGGTGCTGCCCCCCGACGACCCGCTGGCCGGCCGGACCGCGCTCACCCTGCCGGAACTCGCCGGACGCGAGTGGGTGCGGTGCGCCATGGAGCCGGTCGTGGAGGGGCGGCTGTGGCTGGACTGGATCTGCGGGAAGGCCGGGTTCACGCCGCGCACCGGCGTGTGGACCGAACACAGCTCCACCGCGGTCCGGCTGGCCGCCGCCGGCGCCGGCATCGTCGCCACCCCGGCGAACGTGGCGGCGGGCGTGGACTGCGCCATGGTCCCGGTCGATCCGCCGTGGCGGCGTGAGCTGACGGCGTTCTCCCGGGTGGAGCTCGGTGGCGCCGCCGCCGCGTTCGTGGAGCTGCTGCGTGCCGAGCTGCACCTGCCCGGGCCCCGCCGGGCCGCCGCCACCCGCTGA
- the treY gene encoding malto-oligosyltrehalose synthase, which yields MTPDRPAAAPAGRAPHTAGPDPAGRGARRDGPPTATYRLQLQPGFPFAAAREAVPYLAALGVSHLHLSPVLEAVPGSTHGYDVVDHAAVRGELGGEEGLRELAAAAHAHGLGLVVDVVPNHMALPAPERLNRPLWEVLRDGPSSRYARWFDIDWTRHGGRVLLPVLGGPLGEELKHLTVAGDTLRYHDHVLPLRPGTRELPLPELLRAQWYRLGWWRLARTELNYRRFFTISELIAVRVEDPEVFGATHAKLLELVADGVIDGLRVDHPDGLADPGGYLRRLARATGGRWTVVEKILAPDETLPAGWPVAGTTGYDALHRLDGLFVDSRGLAVLDRAHRSFTGLAEDLGGTWPATVRRSARQVVSRDLAAEVERLVRCAERICEAAPRPPDHAPWALRTAVRELLVRLPVYRPYTAAGRPADPGDAALLRAAAEGARAAFTVREEARAVDTVRDAALGRLGDGPAQREFCARFAQTAAALRAKSVEDSAFYRHTPLLSAAEVGGDPGGPAVTVDGFHAYCARTARHHPLTGTVLTTHDTKRSADVRARLAVLTELPDRWARVLDEVVRAAGEAGAVAPDAQLAWVAWQTALGLGPAETVPERLVPAVLKAVREAGVRTTWTEPDTEYEDAVAAYCAAGPCGAPGVRGPLMAFERELAAPARANTLGATLLHLTMPGVPDLYMGTELPYFALVDPDNRRPPRFAPDALAAPGAAEGAGAPAAGPGRGRWFGGGGARIGGRWFGGAGGGRGGRRAGGGRPGPGRRQRAGGGRPRGHRADGRPSRSHRAGERVGEGEAAGHHGRAAAASAPPGVVRRGRLLHPGRGGGPGRGALCGVRPRGLRDHRRHPAVAAAGRTGRLGRDRPAAAAGTLAGPAHRPGRGGPHPARRGLRRTAGGPAGPRGAVGGPSTVSDGGVRPGPPDPWR from the coding sequence ATGACGCCCGATCGCCCCGCCGCCGCCCCCGCCGGCCGCGCCCCGCACACCGCCGGCCCTGACCCCGCCGGCCGGGGCGCCCGGCGGGACGGCCCGCCGACCGCCACCTACCGGCTCCAGCTCCAGCCCGGCTTCCCGTTCGCGGCGGCGCGCGAGGCCGTCCCGTACCTGGCCGCCCTCGGCGTCTCCCACCTGCACCTGTCCCCGGTGCTGGAGGCGGTGCCGGGCTCCACCCACGGCTACGACGTGGTGGACCACGCGGCGGTCCGGGGTGAGCTGGGCGGCGAGGAGGGGCTGCGGGAGCTGGCCGCCGCCGCGCACGCCCACGGGCTCGGCCTGGTGGTGGACGTGGTGCCCAACCACATGGCGCTGCCGGCCCCCGAACGGCTCAACCGGCCGCTGTGGGAGGTGCTGCGGGACGGGCCGTCCTCCCGGTACGCGCGGTGGTTCGACATCGACTGGACCCGGCACGGCGGCCGGGTGCTGCTGCCGGTGCTCGGCGGCCCGCTCGGCGAGGAGCTGAAGCACCTGACCGTGGCCGGGGACACCCTCCGGTACCACGACCACGTCCTGCCGCTCCGCCCCGGCACCCGGGAGCTGCCGCTGCCGGAGCTGCTGCGCGCCCAGTGGTACCGGCTGGGCTGGTGGCGGCTGGCCCGTACCGAACTCAACTACCGGCGGTTCTTCACCATCTCGGAGCTGATCGCGGTACGGGTGGAGGACCCGGAGGTGTTCGGCGCCACCCACGCCAAGCTGCTGGAGCTGGTCGCGGACGGGGTGATCGACGGGCTCCGGGTGGACCACCCGGACGGGCTGGCCGACCCGGGTGGCTATCTGCGGCGGCTGGCGCGGGCCACCGGCGGCCGGTGGACGGTCGTGGAGAAGATCCTCGCGCCTGACGAGACGCTGCCGGCCGGCTGGCCGGTCGCCGGCACCACCGGGTACGACGCCCTGCACCGCCTCGACGGTCTCTTCGTCGATTCCCGCGGCCTGGCCGTACTGGACCGGGCGCACCGCTCCTTCACCGGCCTCGCCGAGGACCTGGGCGGCACCTGGCCGGCCACCGTCCGCCGGTCCGCCCGCCAGGTGGTCAGCCGGGACCTGGCTGCCGAGGTGGAGCGGCTGGTGCGGTGCGCGGAGCGGATCTGCGAGGCCGCGCCCCGCCCGCCGGACCACGCGCCCTGGGCGCTGCGCACCGCCGTCCGGGAACTGCTGGTGCGGCTGCCGGTCTACCGGCCCTACACGGCCGCCGGCCGCCCCGCGGACCCGGGTGACGCCGCGCTGCTCCGGGCCGCGGCCGAGGGGGCGCGGGCCGCGTTCACGGTCCGTGAGGAGGCGCGGGCGGTGGACACCGTACGGGACGCGGCGCTCGGCCGGCTCGGTGACGGCCCGGCACAGCGCGAGTTCTGCGCCCGGTTCGCGCAGACCGCCGCCGCGCTGCGCGCCAAGTCCGTCGAGGACTCGGCCTTCTACCGCCACACCCCGCTGCTCTCGGCCGCCGAGGTGGGCGGCGATCCGGGCGGGCCCGCGGTGACGGTCGACGGCTTCCACGCGTACTGCGCCCGGACCGCCCGCCACCACCCGCTCACCGGCACCGTGCTGACCACCCACGACACCAAGCGCAGCGCCGACGTACGGGCCCGGCTGGCGGTGCTCACCGAGCTGCCGGACCGCTGGGCACGGGTGCTCGACGAGGTGGTCCGGGCCGCCGGGGAGGCCGGCGCGGTGGCACCGGACGCCCAGCTGGCGTGGGTGGCCTGGCAGACCGCGCTGGGCCTGGGCCCGGCGGAGACGGTCCCCGAGCGGCTGGTGCCGGCGGTGCTGAAGGCGGTGCGGGAGGCCGGGGTGCGCACCACCTGGACCGAGCCGGACACCGAGTACGAGGACGCGGTGGCCGCGTACTGCGCCGCCGGCCCGTGCGGGGCGCCGGGGGTGCGCGGCCCGCTCATGGCGTTCGAACGGGAGCTGGCGGCGCCGGCCCGGGCCAACACCCTGGGGGCCACGCTGCTGCACCTGACGATGCCGGGGGTGCCGGACCTCTACATGGGCACCGAGCTGCCCTACTTCGCCCTGGTCGATCCGGACAACCGGCGGCCACCCCGGTTCGCCCCGGACGCGCTCGCGGCGCCGGGCGCCGCGGAAGGCGCGGGAGCCCCGGCGGCGGGCCCGGGCCGGGGGCGGTGGTTCGGGGGCGGCGGGGCCCGGATCGGCGGGCGGTGGTTCGGCGGGGCCGGCGGAGGCCGCGGGGGGCGCCGGGCCGGCGGGGGACGGCCGGGCCCGGGCCGGCGGCAGCGGGCCGGCGGGGGACGGCCCCGGGGACACCGGGCCGACGGGCGGCCATCCCGGAGCCACCGGGCCGGCGAACGCGTTGGCGAGGGAGAAGCTGCTGGTCACCACGGCCGCGCTGCGGCTGCGTCGGCGCCACCCGGAGTGGTTCGGCGCGGACGGCTCCTACACCCCGGTCGAGGCGGAGGGCCCGGCCGCGGCGCACTGTGCGGCGTTCGCCCGCGCGGGCTCCGCGATCACCGCCGTCACCCGGCTGTCGCTGCGGCTGGCCGAACGGGGCGGCTGGGCCGGGACCGTCCTGCCGCTGCCGCCGGGACGCTGGCGGGACCTGCTCACCGGCCGGGTCGCGGCGGGCCGCACCCCGCTCGCCGGGGTCTTCGCCGAACTGCCGGTGGCCCTGCTGGTCCGCGAGGAGCCGTTGGAGGGCCGTCGACCGTGAGCGACGGTGGCGTGCGGCCGGGGCCGCCGGACCCGTGGCGGTGA
- the glgX gene encoding glycogen debranching protein GlgX — translation MQVWPGQAYPLGATYDGAGTNFAVFSEAAERIELCLLHDDGSETVVELRENDAFVRHAYLPGVMPGQRYGFRVHGPYEPEQGHRCNAAKLLLDPYAKAISGRVSWGEEVYGYHFGRPETRNDLDSAGHTMASVVVNPYFDWGNDRPPRTDYHRTVIYEAHVKGLTMLHPRLPEELRGTYAALAHPAIIEHLTELGVTTLELMPVHQFVHDHRLVDAGLANYWGYNTIGFFAPHNAYASWGDRGQQVLEFKSAVRALHQAGIEVILDVVYNHTAEGNHLGPTLSFRGLDNASYYRLTEDPRYYMDTTGTGNSLLMRSPHVLQLIMDSLRYWVTEMRVDGFRFDLAATLARQFHEVDRLSSFFDLVQQDPVVSQVKLIAEPWDLGEGGYQVGNFPPLWTEWNGKFRDTVRDLWRGEPRTLAEFASRLTGSSDLYQGDGRRPLASVNFVTCHDGFTLRDLVSYDRKHNEANGEDNHDGENHNRSWNCGAEGETEDPEVLDLRGRQMRNFIATLMLSQGVPMVSHGDEFGRTQRGNNNAYCQDNELSWVHWPDPTDEAGATALELLHFTRSLIWLRRDHPVFRRRRFFHGRPVEGTHDELSDIAWFTPEGEEMRQRDWQAAHAKALTVFLNGSAISEPGPRGERITDDSFLLLFNAHHEPIDFTVPVDHGKQWQVIVDTAVPGGVEPGSGRKVGAGDRLTLRDRSLTVLRRPA, via the coding sequence ATGCAGGTCTGGCCGGGACAGGCTTATCCCCTGGGCGCCACCTACGACGGCGCCGGAACCAACTTCGCGGTGTTCTCCGAGGCCGCCGAGCGGATCGAGTTGTGCCTGCTGCACGACGACGGGTCCGAGACCGTGGTGGAGCTGCGCGAGAACGACGCCTTCGTGCGCCACGCCTATCTGCCGGGCGTCATGCCCGGGCAGCGGTACGGCTTCCGGGTGCACGGCCCCTACGAGCCGGAGCAGGGCCACCGGTGCAACGCCGCGAAGCTGCTGCTCGACCCCTACGCGAAGGCGATCAGCGGCCGCGTCTCCTGGGGCGAGGAGGTCTACGGCTACCACTTCGGCCGGCCGGAGACGCGCAACGACCTGGACTCCGCCGGGCACACCATGGCCTCGGTGGTGGTCAATCCGTACTTCGACTGGGGGAACGACCGCCCGCCGCGGACCGACTACCACCGCACGGTCATCTACGAGGCCCACGTCAAGGGCCTGACGATGCTCCACCCCCGACTGCCGGAGGAGCTGCGCGGCACCTACGCCGCGCTCGCCCACCCGGCGATCATCGAACACCTGACGGAACTGGGCGTCACCACCCTGGAACTGATGCCGGTGCACCAGTTCGTCCACGACCACCGGCTGGTGGACGCGGGGCTGGCCAACTACTGGGGCTACAACACCATCGGGTTCTTCGCCCCGCACAACGCCTACGCCTCCTGGGGCGACCGCGGGCAGCAGGTGCTGGAGTTCAAATCGGCGGTCCGGGCCCTGCACCAGGCGGGCATCGAGGTCATCCTGGACGTGGTCTACAACCACACCGCCGAGGGGAACCACCTGGGGCCCACGCTCTCCTTCCGGGGCCTGGACAACGCCTCCTACTACCGGCTCACCGAGGACCCCCGGTACTACATGGACACCACCGGCACCGGGAACTCGCTGCTGATGCGGAGCCCGCACGTGCTCCAGCTGATCATGGACTCGCTGCGGTACTGGGTCACCGAGATGCGGGTGGACGGGTTCCGGTTCGACCTCGCCGCGACGCTGGCGCGCCAGTTCCACGAGGTGGACCGGCTCTCCTCGTTCTTCGACCTGGTGCAGCAGGACCCGGTGGTCAGCCAGGTGAAGCTGATCGCCGAGCCGTGGGACCTCGGCGAGGGCGGCTACCAGGTGGGGAACTTCCCGCCGCTGTGGACCGAGTGGAACGGCAAGTTCCGCGACACCGTACGGGACCTGTGGCGCGGCGAGCCCCGCACCCTGGCCGAGTTCGCCTCCCGGCTGACCGGGTCCTCCGACCTGTACCAGGGGGACGGGAGGCGCCCGCTGGCCTCGGTCAACTTCGTCACCTGCCACGACGGCTTCACCCTGCGCGACCTGGTCAGCTACGACCGCAAGCACAACGAGGCCAACGGCGAGGACAACCACGACGGCGAGAACCACAACCGGTCGTGGAACTGCGGGGCGGAGGGCGAGACCGAGGACCCGGAGGTGCTGGACCTGCGCGGCCGGCAGATGCGGAACTTCATCGCCACCCTGATGCTCTCCCAGGGCGTGCCCATGGTCAGCCACGGGGACGAGTTCGGCCGGACCCAGCGCGGCAACAACAACGCCTACTGCCAGGACAACGAGCTGTCCTGGGTGCACTGGCCGGACCCGACCGACGAGGCCGGCGCGACCGCGCTGGAGCTGCTGCACTTCACCCGCTCGCTGATCTGGCTCCGGCGTGACCACCCGGTCTTCCGGCGCCGCCGCTTCTTCCACGGCCGCCCGGTGGAGGGCACCCACGACGAGCTGTCCGATATCGCCTGGTTCACCCCCGAGGGCGAGGAGATGCGGCAGCGCGACTGGCAGGCGGCGCACGCCAAGGCGCTCACCGTCTTCCTCAACGGCAGCGCGATCTCCGAACCGGGCCCGCGCGGCGAGCGCATCACCGACGACTCGTTCCTGCTGCTGTTCAACGCCCACCACGAGCCGATCGACTTCACCGTGCCGGTGGACCACGGCAAGCAGTGGCAGGTCATCGTGGACACCGCGGTGCCCGGCGGGGTGGAACCGGGCAGCGGCCGGAAGGTCGGCGCGGGCGACCGGCTGACCCTCCGCGACCGCAGCCTGACGGTGCTGCGCCGGCCGGCCTGA
- a CDS encoding Tat pathway signal sequence domain protein, with amino-acid sequence MRILDRRHLGKAIAGAAVAATATAVMVAVTLPGEASGSQSGTASAARQGTVTGQGGDTAGPAVVEDEPRQGPRGAGRDPLTDDELRRAERIATTGTFRADGENVHGKPGPQPLAADLAELSPREAASANPPRRAEVRYYDYEDDTYITRTVDLDSGKVERTDTQRGVQPPPSGEEVREAARLLIADPLGSGLKQDYRDATGKELTGPGQLTVTGFVYRVDAENPGPARLAECGEHRCVRLFTRVVNGPWIDVRQLVIDLSDRTVARL; translated from the coding sequence GTGCGCATACTGGACCGCCGTCACCTGGGGAAGGCGATAGCCGGAGCCGCCGTCGCGGCGACGGCCACCGCGGTGATGGTCGCCGTGACACTGCCGGGCGAGGCGTCCGGCAGCCAGAGCGGCACCGCGTCCGCCGCGCGGCAGGGGACCGTCACCGGGCAGGGCGGTGACACCGCCGGGCCCGCGGTGGTGGAGGACGAGCCGCGGCAGGGGCCCCGGGGGGCCGGCCGCGATCCGCTCACCGACGACGAACTGCGGCGCGCCGAGCGGATCGCCACCACCGGCACCTTCCGCGCCGACGGGGAGAACGTCCACGGCAAGCCGGGACCGCAGCCGCTCGCCGCCGACCTCGCGGAGCTGTCCCCGCGGGAGGCAGCCTCGGCGAACCCGCCGCGCCGCGCCGAGGTGCGGTACTACGACTACGAGGACGACACCTACATCACCCGCACCGTCGATCTGGACTCCGGCAAGGTGGAGCGGACCGACACCCAGCGCGGCGTGCAGCCCCCGCCCAGCGGCGAGGAGGTCCGCGAGGCCGCCCGGCTGCTCATCGCCGACCCGCTGGGCAGCGGTCTGAAGCAGGACTACCGGGACGCCACCGGCAAGGAGCTGACCGGCCCCGGCCAGCTGACCGTCACCGGGTTCGTCTACCGGGTGGACGCCGAGAACCCGGGCCCGGCGCGGCTCGCCGAGTGCGGCGAACACCGCTGCGTCCGCCTCTTCACCCGGGTCGTCAACGGTCCCTGGATCGACGTCCGGCAGCTGGTGATCGACCTGAGCGACCGGACCGTGGCTCGGCTGTAG
- a CDS encoding SAV2148 family HEPN domain-containing protein, whose amino-acid sequence MSSGGLELPPGDPGPGGDGATGTPPGAVSLARPVEIGAELDWGAEAWTEVHTRARRAGRAYIWLNLVEQRLRAVVAAVLRPVYEPVHGDDWVVAAAGPAGQEWVQRAVAVREVSRRKGYLLDPADDNVLSFLTLPQLRELVVQHWPCFEPYLDDRRDLELALDELEVTRNVVSRNRALSQAVLAQAERAAARLLEILGGGAAVPSADRLPIDAVEDLVGDRYADVVGVHPDRVRLQRQLPAEDLFGDARRLDAVGIGLNLLVQNYSGRRLVRLAEAGCRARLLFLNPASSAVRRRERELGLKKGEMSRSVEMNILHMRRVRARLRDPDAFEIHVFDETPRFTAYLVNGDGSDGLAVVQTYLRKARGIEAPVLVLRGGGLGRGVVREGRSEDDGGLFAVYREEFESVWADSRPVS is encoded by the coding sequence GTGAGTTCGGGCGGGTTGGAGCTGCCCCCTGGTGACCCAGGTCCCGGAGGTGACGGTGCCACCGGCACGCCGCCCGGCGCCGTGTCCCTGGCACGACCGGTGGAGATCGGCGCGGAGCTGGACTGGGGCGCGGAGGCGTGGACGGAGGTGCACACCCGGGCCCGCCGGGCCGGCCGCGCCTACATCTGGCTGAACCTCGTCGAACAGCGGCTGCGCGCGGTCGTCGCCGCCGTGCTCCGGCCCGTCTACGAGCCGGTGCACGGCGACGACTGGGTGGTGGCCGCGGCCGGTCCGGCCGGCCAGGAGTGGGTGCAGCGCGCGGTCGCGGTGCGGGAGGTCAGCCGCCGCAAGGGCTACCTGCTCGACCCGGCCGACGACAACGTCCTCAGCTTCCTCACCCTGCCGCAGCTGCGGGAGCTGGTGGTGCAGCACTGGCCGTGCTTCGAGCCGTACCTGGACGACCGCCGGGACCTGGAACTGGCCCTGGACGAGCTGGAGGTGACCCGCAACGTCGTCTCCCGCAACCGCGCGCTGTCCCAGGCGGTGCTCGCCCAGGCCGAACGGGCCGCCGCCCGCCTGCTGGAGATCCTCGGCGGGGGAGCGGCGGTGCCGTCCGCCGACCGGCTGCCCATCGACGCCGTCGAGGACCTGGTGGGCGACCGGTACGCCGACGTGGTGGGCGTCCACCCGGACCGGGTGCGGCTCCAGCGCCAGCTGCCCGCCGAGGACCTGTTCGGTGACGCCCGCCGCCTCGACGCGGTGGGCATAGGCCTGAACCTGCTGGTCCAGAACTACTCCGGCCGCCGCCTGGTCCGGCTCGCCGAGGCCGGCTGCCGCGCCCGGCTGCTCTTCCTCAACCCGGCCAGCAGCGCGGTCCGCCGCCGCGAGCGCGAACTGGGTTTGAAGAAGGGGGAGATGAGCCGGTCGGTGGAGATGAACATCCTGCACATGCGCCGGGTACGGGCCCGGCTGCGGGACCCGGACGCCTTCGAGATCCACGTCTTCGACGAGACCCCCCGCTTCACCGCCTACCTGGTCAACGGCGACGGCAGCGACGGCCTCGCGGTGGTCCAGACGTACCTGCGCAAGGCGCGCGGCATCGAGGCCCCGGTGCTGGTGCTGCGCGGCGGCGGCCTGGGCAGGGGCGTGGTGCGCGAGGGCCGCTCGGAGGACGACGGCGGGCTGTTCGCCGTCTACCGGGAGGAGTTCGAGAGCGTCTGGGCGGATTCCCGGCCGGTGTCCTGA
- a CDS encoding VOC family protein: MTIRRVMPDIRTEAMEESRDFYGLLGFEEVMDLGWVVTLASPDNPAAQVSFMTEDRTAPVVPDMSVEVEDVDAVYAVLRERGAEIVHPLRDEEWGVRRFFVRDPNGRVVNVLTHRRRTA; the protein is encoded by the coding sequence GTGACCATCCGTCGTGTGATGCCCGACATCCGTACCGAGGCCATGGAGGAGAGCCGGGACTTCTACGGTCTGCTGGGGTTCGAGGAGGTGATGGACCTCGGCTGGGTCGTGACGCTCGCCTCCCCGGACAACCCCGCGGCCCAGGTCTCCTTCATGACCGAGGACCGCACCGCCCCCGTGGTGCCCGACATGAGTGTCGAGGTGGAGGACGTGGACGCGGTGTACGCGGTGCTGCGGGAGCGCGGCGCGGAGATCGTGCACCCGCTGCGGGATGAGGAGTGGGGGGTGCGCCGGTTCTTCGTCCGGGACCCCAACGGCCGCGTGGTCAACGTGCTGACCCACCGGCGGCGGACGGCGTAG
- a CDS encoding 3'-5' exonuclease, which yields MGWHRELLIGFDLETTGTDPATARIVTAAVVEVKKGEPVGRREWLADPGVPIPADAVAVHGISDERASTLGRPAREVADEVADTLAGYWRAGTPVVAYNAAFDLSLLAAELNRYGLRPLSERLGGAETGPVVDPLTIDRAVDRYRRGKRTLEAVCEVYGVVLTGAHEAGADALAAARLACAVAETHERVARLSPWELHREQIAWYAQWAADFQSWLRGKGDPGAVVDGSWPLRDTETVAGHR from the coding sequence ATGGGGTGGCACCGGGAGTTGCTGATCGGCTTCGATCTGGAGACCACGGGCACCGACCCGGCCACGGCGCGGATCGTGACGGCGGCGGTGGTCGAGGTGAAGAAGGGGGAGCCGGTCGGGCGGCGGGAGTGGCTGGCCGACCCCGGCGTCCCCATCCCGGCGGACGCGGTCGCCGTGCACGGCATCAGCGACGAGCGCGCCTCGACACTGGGCCGCCCGGCCCGCGAGGTGGCCGACGAGGTCGCGGACACCCTCGCCGGATACTGGCGGGCCGGCACCCCGGTGGTGGCCTACAACGCCGCCTTCGACCTCAGCCTGCTCGCCGCCGAGCTGAACCGGTACGGACTGCGCCCGCTCAGCGAGCGGCTGGGCGGCGCGGAGACCGGCCCGGTCGTCGACCCGCTGACCATAGACCGGGCGGTGGACCGCTACCGGCGCGGCAAGCGCACCCTGGAGGCGGTCTGCGAGGTGTACGGCGTGGTCCTCACCGGGGCGCACGAGGCCGGCGCGGACGCGCTGGCGGCCGCCCGGCTGGCCTGCGCGGTGGCCGAGACCCATGAGCGGGTGGCCCGGCTGTCGCCCTGGGAGCTGCACCGCGAGCAGATCGCCTGGTACGCGCAGTGGGCCGCCGACTTCCAGAGCTGGCTGCGCGGCAAGGGCGACCCCGGGGCCGTGGTGGACGGCAGCTGGCCGCTGCGCGACACCGAGACGGTGGCCGGCCACCGCTGA